In Aedes albopictus strain Foshan chromosome 3, AalbF5, whole genome shotgun sequence, the following are encoded in one genomic region:
- the LOC109429392 gene encoding uncharacterized protein LOC109429392 has protein sequence MLAGNISGYNCHSCNEHDVMDSMVACDACSKWHHFKCAGVDHTIKDRRWVCKECETGNDCGQLALPPTKNRTAKVGGSKTSKSRSKKAEKTVGSKVSMTSSARAAALEAQMRLHEEEEQLNEAELKEREELQRQEFAEEQRKLEIKKKLMEEETQLRETELMKQKALQERMMQLRRESMEKKKELMRQQAELSESSSSSRISKSERIQNWITSQQQTEGDNLVNNASRNFTSNAQLTYPIQQQGRPAVAPRPPTSQLANLSLHDDHHVTSPVLPAAYMQIAARQVTGKDLPAFNGNPEDWPMFIRTYEETTIACGFTDVENLVRLQKCLRGIALESVRSRLMMPAGVPHVIKTLQMRFGRPELIIRSLLERIRRVPAPKPERLDTLIDFGLAVENLVVHLQAAKQENHLTNPVLLQELVTKLPAQLRLDWARYKVLHQNPTLAAFGEFMNELIHAASEVSFDLPINLTSSTEKPRDRERAFVHAHDAVDSEFRNTGAVKKPPKPCILCGTLRHRIADCEEFKQKCVDERVKIVRQHNLCRTCLNFHQKWPCRTWSGCSIEGCRERHHYLLHPPMVTSSTHHSSTHNSVFSERCDYYSYFRIIPVIVSTATKRQTIFAFIDEGSSSTLLDQSVAKQLGLDGPVEPLTLQWTGNVARRESNSRKVHFHIAGSEKASTFQIQDAHTVERLLLPKQSLPYRALAKQYPHLRGLPAGAYIVETKT, from the coding sequence TCTCCGGCTACAATTGCCATTCGTGTAATGAACATGACGTCATGGATTCGATGGTGGCTTGTGATGCTTGCAGCAAATGGCATCATTTCAAGTGCGCTGGAGTGGATCATACTATCAAGGATCGACGCTGGGTGTGCAAAGAATGTGAAACAGGTAATGATTGTGGTCAGCTTGCCCTTCCACCGACGAAAAACAGAACCGCCAAGGTAGGTGGTAGCAAAACGTCGAAGTCCCGCAGCAAAAAGGCAGAAAAGACCGTCGGCTCAAAGGTGAGCATGACCTCCAGTGCTCGCGCTGCTGCCTTGGAAGCGCAGATGCGCTTACACGAGGAAGAAGAACAGCTAAACGAAGCGGAGCTGAAAGAGAGAGAAGAGCTTCAGCGTCAGGAGTTTGCTGAGGAGCAACGCAAGCTCGAGATTAAGAAAAAGCTTATGGAAGAAGAAACACAGCTTCGCGAAACGGAGCTGATGAAGCAGAAGGCTTTGCAGGAAAGGATGATGCAGTTACGACGAGAATCTATGGAAAAGAAGAAGGAGTTAATGCGACAGCAAGCGGAGCTTAGCGAGTCGTCGTCTTCATCCCGTATATCAAAGTCTGAACGAATTCAAAATTGGATTACTTCGCAGCAACAGACAGAGGGAGACAATTTGGTAAATAATGCCTCACGGAACTTCACGTCGAATGCTCAGCTCACGTATCCGATTCAACAGCAAGGAAGACCGGCGGTAGCACCCAGACCTCCTACGTCTCAGCTGGCGAACCTTTCGTTACATGATGACCACCACGTCACTAGTCCCGTATTACCAGCGGCTTATATGCAAATTGCAGCACGTCAGGTTACGGGCAAAGATCTTCCGGCCTTTAACGGGAACCCGGAGGACTGGCCAATGTTTATTCGGACCTACGAGGAAACGACGATCGCCTGTGGATTTACGGATGTGGAGAATTTAGTGCGGCTCCAAAAATGTCTGCGAGGAATTGCTTTGGAATCTGTACGCAGTCGACTTATGATGCCGGCCGGCGTCCCGCACGTAATAAAAACTCTCCAAATGCGCTTCGGTCGACCGGAGCTTATAATCCGTTCATTACTGGAGCGAATCCGTCGCGTACCAGCGCCTAAACCTGAACGACTGGACACTCTCATTGATTTCGGACTAGCTGTGGAGAATCTAGTGGTTCATTTGCAAGCCGctaagcaggaaaatcatctgaCAAATCCTGTTTTATTGCAAGAACTGGTGACGAAGTTGCCGGCACAGCTCAGATTGGATTGGGCAAGATACAAAGTCCTTCACCAAAATCCAACCCTAGCAGCGTTCGGTGAATTTATGAACGAACTCATTCACGCGGCCAGTGAAGTATCTTTCGATCTACCTATCAACCTAACGTCGAGCACGGAGAAGCCAAGGGACCGAGAAAGAGCTTTCGTCCATGCCCATGATGCTGTTGATTCAGAATTCCGGAACACCGGTGCTGTGAAGAAACCGCCTAAACCATGCATACTGTGTGGTACCCTACGACACCGTATTGCCGATTGTGAGGAATTCAAGCAAAAATGTGTCGATGAGCGGGTGAAGATAGTGCGGCAACACAATCTATGCCGCACTTGTTTGAACTTTCATCAAAAGTGGCCGTGTCGAACATGGAGTGGCTGCAGTATCGAAGGATGTCGTGAACGGCATCACTATTTGTTGCATCCTCCGATGGTTACGAGTTCCACACACCATTCATCCACTCACAATTCAGTCTTCAGTGAGAGGTGTGACTATTACTCATATTTCCGTATAATCCCGGTAATCGTATCCACAGCCACCAAGCGCCAAACGATATTCGCCTTTATCGACGAGGGTTCATCTTCCACCCTCTTGGACCAGTCGGTGGCGAAGCAGTTGGGACTGGATGGACCAGTTGAGCCCTTAACGCTACAGTGGACCGGCAACGTCGCGCGTCGAGAGTCAAACTCCAGAAAGGTGCATTTCCACATCGCAGGATCTGAGAAAGCTAGTACGTTTCAGATACAAGATGCCCACACCGTCGAAAGACTTCTACTTCCGAAGCAATCACTCCCGTATAGGGCGCTAGCTAAACAGTACCCACATTTACGCGGGCTACcagcaggggcctacatcgtcgaaaccaaaacatga